The Primulina tabacum isolate GXHZ01 chromosome 16, ASM2559414v2, whole genome shotgun sequence genome window below encodes:
- the LOC142528824 gene encoding BTB/POZ domain-containing protein At5g48800 isoform X2: MSMELAAQFCYGVNFEITAANVAELCCVSDYLEMTEEYSKNNLGSRAEEYLETIVCKNLEMCVEVLQQCENLLPLADELKIVTRCIEAIASKACVEQIASSFSRLEYSSSGRLHMSKQTKCEGDWWIEDLSVLRIDMYQRVITAMKCRGVRPESIGASLVNHAQKELIKSSTLWNQSAQQKVDFVPGANDHERLVVETIVSLLPVEKLAVSISFLFGLLRSAVILDCTVACRLDLERRIGSQLDMATLDDLLIPSFRHAGDTLFDVDTVHRILVNFSQQDDSEDDMDDVLVFESDSPPSPSQTTLCKVSKLVDNYLAEIAPDANLKLNKFIAVAETLPTHARTFHDGLYRAIDVYLKAHQGLPDPDGKRLCKLIDFQKLSQEAGAHAAQNERLPLQSIVQVLYYEQLRLRNALCSHPDDDPKHTHQSWRISSGALSAAMSPRDNYASLRRENRELKLELARLRMRLNDLEKDHVCMKRNMERSSSRKLVNSFSKKINKLNIFAHGSSRESSSPSK; the protein is encoded by the exons ATGTCAATGGAACTAGCAGCTCAGTTCTGTTATGGTGTCAATTTTGAGATCACAGCTGCAAATGTCGCTGAGCTATGCTGTGTCTCTGATTACCTTGAAATGACCGAGGAGTACTCAAAGAATAATCTTGGCTCCCGAGCAGAAGAATATCTCGAGACTATTGTATGTAAGAACCTTGAAATGTGTGTTGAAGTCCTCCAACAATGTGAAAACCTTCTACCGCTTGCAGATGAACTGAAAATTGTCACCCGATGCATTGAGGCAATCGCATCCAAAGCTTGTGTCGAGCAAATTGCTTCTAGTTTCTCACGGTTGGAGTATAGTAGCTCGGGGAGACTTCACATGAGCAAACAAACCAAATGTGAAGGAGATTGGTGGATTGAAGACCTTTCTGTTCTTCGGATTGACATGTATCAAAGAGTCATTACTGCAATGAAATGCCGTGGAGTTAGGCCAGAAAGCATAGGTGCTTCGCTGGTGAATCATGCACAAAAGGAGTTAATAAAGAGTTCTACTTTATGGAATCAATCGGCTCAACAAAAAGTTGATTTTGTACCAGGAGCAAACGACCATGAAAGACTAGTAGTTGAAACAATTGTTAGCCTCCTCCCCGTTGAAAAACTTGCAGTTTCTATTAGTTTTCTTTTTGGTTTACTACGAAGTGCTGTGATTCTTGATTGCACAGTTGCTTGCCGACTTGATCTTGAAAGGCGTATAGGATCACAATTAGACATGGCTACTCTAGACGATCTTTTGATTCCTTCCTTCCGCCATGCTGGAGATACGTTATTTGATGTTGACACTGTTCACAGAATATTGGTTAATTTTTCTCAGCAggatgatagtgaagatgatATGGATGATGTCTTGGTGTTTGAATCCGATAGCCCTCCTTCACCTTCCCAAACTACATTATGCAAAGTTTCTAAACTCGTGGACAATTACCTGGCTGAAATTGCGCCCGATGCAAACCTCAAGCTGAACAAGTTCATAGCTGTTGCAGAAACTTTACCAACACATGCTCGCACTTTCCACGATGGATTATATCGAGCTATTGATGTTTACCTTAAA GCTCATCAAGGTTTACCGGATCCAGACGGCAAAAGGCTCTGCaaattgattgattttcagaaactTTCACAAGAAGCAGGTGCACATGCTGCACAGAATGAGCGCCTTCCTCTCCAGTCAATAGTTCAGGTTCTCTATTATGAACAATTAAGACTACGCAATGCTTTATGTTCTCATCCAGATGATGATCCAAAACATACACATCAATCATGGCGGATCAGCAGTGGAGCTCTAAGCGCTGCAATGTCTCCTCGAGATAACTATGCATCTCTAAGACGAGAAAACCGGGAATTGAAGCTTGAGCTAGCGAGGTTGAGGATGAGATTAAATGATTTGGAGAAAGATCATGTTTGCATGAAGAGGAACATGGAAAGATCAAGTTCTCGAAAGCTCGTGAATTCCTTTTCCAAGAAGATCAATAAACTGAATATCTTTGCACATGGTTCTTCGAGAGAATCAAGCTCTCCCTCAAAGTAG
- the LOC142528824 gene encoding BTB/POZ domain-containing protein At5g48800 isoform X1, whose amino-acid sequence MDRHHQQQLPLAKCPRQQCTEWVFRDVPSDITIEVDGGTFSLHKFPLVSRSGRIRKLVAEHRDSDISKIELLSLPGGAMSMELAAQFCYGVNFEITAANVAELCCVSDYLEMTEEYSKNNLGSRAEEYLETIVCKNLEMCVEVLQQCENLLPLADELKIVTRCIEAIASKACVEQIASSFSRLEYSSSGRLHMSKQTKCEGDWWIEDLSVLRIDMYQRVITAMKCRGVRPESIGASLVNHAQKELIKSSTLWNQSAQQKVDFVPGANDHERLVVETIVSLLPVEKLAVSISFLFGLLRSAVILDCTVACRLDLERRIGSQLDMATLDDLLIPSFRHAGDTLFDVDTVHRILVNFSQQDDSEDDMDDVLVFESDSPPSPSQTTLCKVSKLVDNYLAEIAPDANLKLNKFIAVAETLPTHARTFHDGLYRAIDVYLKAHQGLPDPDGKRLCKLIDFQKLSQEAGAHAAQNERLPLQSIVQVLYYEQLRLRNALCSHPDDDPKHTHQSWRISSGALSAAMSPRDNYASLRRENRELKLELARLRMRLNDLEKDHVCMKRNMERSSSRKLVNSFSKKINKLNIFAHGSSRESSSPSK is encoded by the exons ATGGACAGGCATCACCAACAGCAGCTGCCGTTGGCCAAGTGCCCGCGGCAACAATGTACTGAATG GGTGTTTCGAGATGTTCCAAGTGATATAACAATCGAAGTAGACGGGGGTACATTTTCATTGCATAAG TTTCCGCTGGTCTCACGAAGTGGGAGAATTCGAAAGTTGGTTGCCGAGCACAGAGACTCTGACATATCCAAGATTGAGCTTCTTAGCCTGCCAGGAGGTGCTATGTCAATGGAACTAGCAGCTCAGTTCTGTTATGGTGTCAATTTTGAGATCACAGCTGCAAATGTCGCTGAGCTATGCTGTGTCTCTGATTACCTTGAAATGACCGAGGAGTACTCAAAGAATAATCTTGGCTCCCGAGCAGAAGAATATCTCGAGACTATTGTATGTAAGAACCTTGAAATGTGTGTTGAAGTCCTCCAACAATGTGAAAACCTTCTACCGCTTGCAGATGAACTGAAAATTGTCACCCGATGCATTGAGGCAATCGCATCCAAAGCTTGTGTCGAGCAAATTGCTTCTAGTTTCTCACGGTTGGAGTATAGTAGCTCGGGGAGACTTCACATGAGCAAACAAACCAAATGTGAAGGAGATTGGTGGATTGAAGACCTTTCTGTTCTTCGGATTGACATGTATCAAAGAGTCATTACTGCAATGAAATGCCGTGGAGTTAGGCCAGAAAGCATAGGTGCTTCGCTGGTGAATCATGCACAAAAGGAGTTAATAAAGAGTTCTACTTTATGGAATCAATCGGCTCAACAAAAAGTTGATTTTGTACCAGGAGCAAACGACCATGAAAGACTAGTAGTTGAAACAATTGTTAGCCTCCTCCCCGTTGAAAAACTTGCAGTTTCTATTAGTTTTCTTTTTGGTTTACTACGAAGTGCTGTGATTCTTGATTGCACAGTTGCTTGCCGACTTGATCTTGAAAGGCGTATAGGATCACAATTAGACATGGCTACTCTAGACGATCTTTTGATTCCTTCCTTCCGCCATGCTGGAGATACGTTATTTGATGTTGACACTGTTCACAGAATATTGGTTAATTTTTCTCAGCAggatgatagtgaagatgatATGGATGATGTCTTGGTGTTTGAATCCGATAGCCCTCCTTCACCTTCCCAAACTACATTATGCAAAGTTTCTAAACTCGTGGACAATTACCTGGCTGAAATTGCGCCCGATGCAAACCTCAAGCTGAACAAGTTCATAGCTGTTGCAGAAACTTTACCAACACATGCTCGCACTTTCCACGATGGATTATATCGAGCTATTGATGTTTACCTTAAA GCTCATCAAGGTTTACCGGATCCAGACGGCAAAAGGCTCTGCaaattgattgattttcagaaactTTCACAAGAAGCAGGTGCACATGCTGCACAGAATGAGCGCCTTCCTCTCCAGTCAATAGTTCAGGTTCTCTATTATGAACAATTAAGACTACGCAATGCTTTATGTTCTCATCCAGATGATGATCCAAAACATACACATCAATCATGGCGGATCAGCAGTGGAGCTCTAAGCGCTGCAATGTCTCCTCGAGATAACTATGCATCTCTAAGACGAGAAAACCGGGAATTGAAGCTTGAGCTAGCGAGGTTGAGGATGAGATTAAATGATTTGGAGAAAGATCATGTTTGCATGAAGAGGAACATGGAAAGATCAAGTTCTCGAAAGCTCGTGAATTCCTTTTCCAAGAAGATCAATAAACTGAATATCTTTGCACATGGTTCTTCGAGAGAATCAAGCTCTCCCTCAAAGTAG